ACCTTATGCCATACTCAAATATATCAGCAGAACTTCCGGATGCAGATCGCGATGCAGCCATCGATGCATTAAAATCTGCCCGAGCAAAATTACCATTTCTTATCAATCTCACCGCCGAAGAGCGAGGAACAATGCTCAAGATGGGAGATAAATCCGTTTCGTTTGTGTCGAAATCGCTCGACTATTGCAAAGCGAACCCGAACCTCTCACCTCCATATCTCGATGCAACCGAGTTGCAAAAAGATGTTGTGCTCACGCAACAACTTTCACCCATTATGCAGGAACTTGCCTCACTGTTCGAAGCAGTGAGTGATACCTACATGGCAGTCGGGAGCGAAGCATTTACTTCAGCACTCGTATTCTATAATTCGGTCAAAGCCGCATCCAAATCGAACGTCACCGGAATTACCTCAATTTACGATGACCTTAAAACCCGGTTCCCGGGTCGCCCACCAAAATCCGGACCGACACCGTAGTTGGTTATTTGGTGAATAGTGATGGGTTAATTTGTTAATTGGTGAGTCGTGATTGGTGAGTATAAGTGTCGTTCTGAGAACTATTCACTAATTGACTAATCACCGATTAACTATGCACCATTTAACCAGTCACGAATTAACCAATAACCATCCTTTTACTACCTCCGAGGGTCTTTGAAATACCCTCGGAGGTACTTATTTCACTCCCGGAGGGTATTTCATAGTGTCTTTCCGATACCTATTACTCTCTCAAAGAGTATTGAAAATTGGCTCGGAGATACATTTTTGTATCTCCGAGGGTATTAGAAATAGCCAAAAAGGGTATTATAAATACTCTCGGAGGGTATTTTTTGAGTGTTTGAGGGTATTTCTCGGAAAAAGGATGGAAAAATTACAATTGTTACAATAATTTCAAAAGATAATTCTGCAAGGGAAGATATGTGGGACGATTTACTTTTAAAAATTATACATCAATCCATTAATAAAAGGAACCATTTTATGTTAAAAACAATAATTGCTTTTTTCTTAATTACAATGTTTTCTCTAAATAATACTTTTAGTCAAAAAAACTACGATAGAAAATTTCATTCTTACAATGTCGATACTTCTCTTTTTCAAAATAAGTTTGACTTCCCAACAACATATACAACATACGGAATTGCATCTGCAGATTTAAATTCCGATGGACTAATAGACATAGTAACAACAAGTTATGCAGGGGATAAAATCACCGTGTATCAGAATATTGGAATAAGTGATTCAATTGCCTTCAAAAAACTCGATGTCGTCTCACTTAATGCGCCACAGCATCTAACTATTGGTGACATAGATAATGATTACAAACCTGATTTGGTTGTTGTCTCAGGTGCAAATGTAAAATTAGAAGTATACCGTAATAATAGTAGCGTTAATCATATATCATTTGAACCAGCAATAGAAATTGTAAATGCTGTGAATCCAAATTTCTTATCACTTGCCGATTTGAATCATGATCATACTTTAGAAATAATTTCACCCAGTAATAATGTAAATATGGTTTATGTTTATCGAAACATCAGTACGCCAGGAAACATTCTCTTTGATGATATTTTTTCATTTCCGACTGAAGGTTCACCAAATGGAATTTCTGTCGGTGATATAAATAATGATAGCCTAATTGATATTGCAGTCCCGAGCAAAGCAAAGGGAATCGTTTCGGTGTTAGAAAACAATACGTCTACTTCAGAAATTCAATTTTACCCAATGATAAATTTTCCGGTAGGAACTGGACCTGAATATGTAGTAATTAAAGACTTAAATATCGACGGGAAAAATGATCTAACAGTTCTAAATACCAATGGCGGTTTCGGTAATACGTTATCAGTACTGAAGAATATTAACTTCAACGAACATATTGACGCGTCCTCATTCTCAACCCATATTGATTTCACAACAGACTTAGGACCTGTTTACTTAAATATTAACGATTTGGATAATGATAATTATCCAGAGTTAATAGTATCCAATATATTGGGAGCGAGTATATCTGTTTTGAAAAACAACTCATCTTTAGAAGATCTCATCTTTGGTGAAAGGGTTAACTTTGATATCTTGCCAGTGCCTTATTACTTTTCCCTCAATGATTTTGACAATGATTTTGATTTAGATATAGCAGTTACAACACAACATGAGCCTGCCTTTTCTATATTGATTAACAATTCAGATTTCATTCCAGCACCTGTCTTACAATGTCCTAAC
This window of the Ignavibacteriota bacterium genome carries:
- a CDS encoding VCBS repeat-containing protein, which translates into the protein MLKTIIAFFLITMFSLNNTFSQKNYDRKFHSYNVDTSLFQNKFDFPTTYTTYGIASADLNSDGLIDIVTTSYAGDKITVYQNIGISDSIAFKKLDVVSLNAPQHLTIGDIDNDYKPDLVVVSGANVKLEVYRNNSSVNHISFEPAIEIVNAVNPNFLSLADLNHDHTLEIISPSNNVNMVYVYRNISTPGNILFDDIFSFPTEGSPNGISVGDINNDSLIDIAVPSKAKGIVSVLENNTSTSEIQFYPMINFPVGTGPEYVVIKDLNIDGKNDLTVLNTNGGFGNTLSVLKNINFNEHIDASSFSTHIDFTTDLGPVYLNINDLDNDNYPELIVSNILGASISVLKNNSSLEDLIFGERVNFDILPVPYYFSLNDFDNDFDLDIAVTTQHEPAFSILINNSDFIPAPVLQCPNDIVVYTGVDSNVAIAFYTPSVLNTSATDISCFPPSGSLFPIGISQVRCYASNESGTDSCSFYVTVIDSQKPKITLTCTPQFLWPPNHKMRQIDVSISASDNSQNFSVLLLSVTSDEADNGTGNGDKVNDIQQVSTGSLDTSFLLRAERAGNGNGRNYSVTYSAIDNSGNQIFKTILISVPHSLSKETILSENIYPEYFFLQQNFPNPFNPSTSISYALPARSHVKLSVFNSLGQQVAELVNREQDANYYEVKWEATTPSGLYLYRLDAVSTDDPTNTFSQVRKMLLLR